One Peromyscus maniculatus bairdii isolate BWxNUB_F1_BW_parent chromosome 14, HU_Pman_BW_mat_3.1, whole genome shotgun sequence genomic window carries:
- the Clba1 gene encoding uncharacterized protein CLBA1 isoform X2, translated as MQGGQEVRREAVSDLAQEPGEGSLHQTAGGQSGDGLERRRICCDGPLTPLPDAKAGGSRLEEGLPACMLSCPHPGELSGGWGEFEGFLESSAKSEQFSQSFELLGRAAEHQPLRTPSVPKEHGSCQVQQGGPWVSGTAAGPSSESILSYEKVFRCAFQEVPVERATEDICSLDHFLEISSEENAGLASVPRLCSESRKLWRALQNPDTASASQRLWSESHCRENLFPVLGVDAAQKSLSGGQGHVLEGSDLRKPEELLAVSSFRLHHCKALIQTKLSGTSGSRQGSLITYSLFLKTPLQGNGHYITIPQKKIFTPRNLKMAFFNNDVC; from the exons ATGCAAGGCGGGCAGGAGGTGAGGAGAGAAGCAGTGAGTGACCTCGCACAAGAACCTGGAGAGGGGTCCCTCCACCAAACAGCTGGAGGACAGAGTGGCGACGGTTTGGAACGGAGGAGAATCTGCTGCGATGGTCCCCTGACTCCTCTGCCTGACGCTAAAGCTGGCGGCTCCAGACTGGAAGAGGGTCTTCCCGCCTGCATGCTCAGCTGTCCACACCCAGGGGAGCTCAGCGGAGGCTGGGGAGAGTTCGAAGGCTTCCTGGAGTCTTCAGCTAAGTCCGAGCAATTTTCTCAGTCTTTTGAACTCCTAGGAAGAGCCGCAGAACATCAGCCGCTGAGAACCCCTTCAGTCCCAAAAGAGCATGGTTCTTGCCAGGTGCAGCAGGGTGGACCCTGGGTGTCAGGAACTGCTGCTGGCCCGTCTTCAGAG tccATTCTCAGCTATGAGAAGGTTTTTAGGTGTGCGTTTCAAGAAGTCCCAGTGGAACGGGCAACTGAAGACATTTGTTCTCTAGACCATTTCTTAGAAATAAGCAGTGAAGAAAATGCTGGCCTTGCATCTGTGCCTAGACTGTG CTCTGAATCTAGGAAACTCTGGAGAGCTCTTCAGAACCCCGACACTGCATCTGCTTCACAGCGTCTCTGGAGCGAATCTCACTGTCGGGAAAACCTCTTTCCTGTCCTTGGAGTAGATGCTGCTCAGAAG AGCCTTTCTGGAGGCCAGGGTCATGTTCTAGAAGGTTCTGACCTCAGAAAGCCTGAAGAGCTGCTGGCAGTCAGCAGTTTCCGCCTACACCACTGCAAAGCCCTGATTCAGACCAAG CtctcagggacatctggcagCAGACAAGGCAGCCTGATTACCTACAGCCTGTTTCTGAAGACACCACTACAAGGAAATGGGCACTACATCACCATTCCACAAAAAAAGATCTTTACTCCACGCAACCTAAAAATGGCATTCTTTAATAATGATGTTTGCTAA
- the Clba1 gene encoding uncharacterized protein CLBA1 isoform X1, with amino-acid sequence MQGGQEVRREAVSDLAQEPGEGSLHQTAGGQSGDGLERRRICCDGPLTPLPDAKAGGSRLEEGLPACMLSCPHPGELSGGWGEFEGFLESSAKSEQFSQSFELLGRAAEHQPLRTPSVPKEHGSCQVQQGGPWVSGTAAGPSSESILSYEKVFRCAFQEVPVERATEDICSLDHFLEISSEENAGLASVPRLCSESRKLWRALQNPDTASASQRLWSESHCRENLFPVLGVDAAQKSLSGGQGHVLEGSDLRKPEELLAVSSFRLHHCKALIQTKGGRAGLSGLDLVPTFNQTLQEGLSVCVPRRQPLSGTSGSRQGSLITYSLFLKTPLQGNGHYITIPQKKIFTPRNLKMAFFNNDVC; translated from the exons ATGCAAGGCGGGCAGGAGGTGAGGAGAGAAGCAGTGAGTGACCTCGCACAAGAACCTGGAGAGGGGTCCCTCCACCAAACAGCTGGAGGACAGAGTGGCGACGGTTTGGAACGGAGGAGAATCTGCTGCGATGGTCCCCTGACTCCTCTGCCTGACGCTAAAGCTGGCGGCTCCAGACTGGAAGAGGGTCTTCCCGCCTGCATGCTCAGCTGTCCACACCCAGGGGAGCTCAGCGGAGGCTGGGGAGAGTTCGAAGGCTTCCTGGAGTCTTCAGCTAAGTCCGAGCAATTTTCTCAGTCTTTTGAACTCCTAGGAAGAGCCGCAGAACATCAGCCGCTGAGAACCCCTTCAGTCCCAAAAGAGCATGGTTCTTGCCAGGTGCAGCAGGGTGGACCCTGGGTGTCAGGAACTGCTGCTGGCCCGTCTTCAGAG tccATTCTCAGCTATGAGAAGGTTTTTAGGTGTGCGTTTCAAGAAGTCCCAGTGGAACGGGCAACTGAAGACATTTGTTCTCTAGACCATTTCTTAGAAATAAGCAGTGAAGAAAATGCTGGCCTTGCATCTGTGCCTAGACTGTG CTCTGAATCTAGGAAACTCTGGAGAGCTCTTCAGAACCCCGACACTGCATCTGCTTCACAGCGTCTCTGGAGCGAATCTCACTGTCGGGAAAACCTCTTTCCTGTCCTTGGAGTAGATGCTGCTCAGAAG AGCCTTTCTGGAGGCCAGGGTCATGTTCTAGAAGGTTCTGACCTCAGAAAGCCTGAAGAGCTGCTGGCAGTCAGCAGTTTCCGCCTACACCACTGCAAAGCCCTGATTCAGACCAAG GGTGGAAGAGCAGGCCTGTCTGGACTGGATCTCGTACCCACCTTTAACCAGACACTTCAGGAAGGGCTGTCTGTATGTGTGCCCAGGAGACAACCA CtctcagggacatctggcagCAGACAAGGCAGCCTGATTACCTACAGCCTGTTTCTGAAGACACCACTACAAGGAAATGGGCACTACATCACCATTCCACAAAAAAAGATCTTTACTCCACGCAACCTAAAAATGGCATTCTTTAATAATGATGTTTGCTAA
- the Cdca4 gene encoding cell division cycle-associated protein 4 isoform X1, whose amino-acid sequence MGAPVISTYFQFGTTDTMFARGLKRKYGDQEEVVEGLGSVPSYSLQRQSLLDMSLVKLQLCHMLVEPNLCRSVLIANTVRQIQEEMSRDGVWHGMAPQNVERAPIDRLVSTEILCRTVRGADGEHPTPELEDGPLQSPASELPIVSSAQGQRNPQSSLWEMDNPQENRGSFQKSLDQIFETLENKNPSSVEELFSDVDSSYYDLDTVLTGMMGGTKPSLCNGLEGFAAAAPPPSSTCKSDLAELDHVVEILVET is encoded by the exons ATGGGAGCTCCGGTCATTTCAACTTATTTCCAGTTTGGGACAACT GACACGATGTTTGCTAGAGGGCTGAAGAGGAAATACGGTGACCAGGAGGAGGTAGTAGAAGGTTTGGGCAGCGTCCCTTCCTATAGCCTGCAGCGGCAGTCACTCCTGGACATGTCCCTGGTCAAGCTCCAGCTCTGCCACATGCTAGTGGAGCCCAACCTCTGCCGCTCAGTCCTCATCGCCAACACAGTCCGTCAGATCCAGGAGGAAATGAGTCGGGATGGTGTGTGGCATGGGATGGCACCCCAGAATGTAGAACGGGCACCAATTGACCGCCTAGTCTCCACAGAGATCCTGTGTCGTACGGTCAGGGGAGCTGACGGGGAGCACCCCACTCCTGAACTGGAAGATGGTCCCCTGCAAAGCCCAGCTTCCGAGCTTCCCATAGTCAGCTCAGCACAGGGGCAAAGGAACCCTCAGAGCAGCCTCTGGGAGATGGACAACCCCCAAGAAAACCGGGGAAGCTTCCAGAAGTCACTGGACCAGATATTTGAGACCCTGGAGAACAAAAACCCCAGTTCAGTGGAAGAACTCTTCTCAGATGTGGACAGTTCCTACTATGACCTGGACACGGTGCTAACAGGAATGATGGGTGGTACCAAGCCCAGCCTCTGCAATGGCCTTGAGGGCTTTGCTGCAGCTGCCCCACCTCCCAGCTCCACTTGCAAGTCTGACCTGGCTGAGCTGGACCATGTAGTAGAGATTCTGGTGGAGACTTGA
- the Cdca4 gene encoding cell division cycle-associated protein 4 isoform X2 codes for MFARGLKRKYGDQEEVVEGLGSVPSYSLQRQSLLDMSLVKLQLCHMLVEPNLCRSVLIANTVRQIQEEMSRDGVWHGMAPQNVERAPIDRLVSTEILCRTVRGADGEHPTPELEDGPLQSPASELPIVSSAQGQRNPQSSLWEMDNPQENRGSFQKSLDQIFETLENKNPSSVEELFSDVDSSYYDLDTVLTGMMGGTKPSLCNGLEGFAAAAPPPSSTCKSDLAELDHVVEILVET; via the coding sequence ATGTTTGCTAGAGGGCTGAAGAGGAAATACGGTGACCAGGAGGAGGTAGTAGAAGGTTTGGGCAGCGTCCCTTCCTATAGCCTGCAGCGGCAGTCACTCCTGGACATGTCCCTGGTCAAGCTCCAGCTCTGCCACATGCTAGTGGAGCCCAACCTCTGCCGCTCAGTCCTCATCGCCAACACAGTCCGTCAGATCCAGGAGGAAATGAGTCGGGATGGTGTGTGGCATGGGATGGCACCCCAGAATGTAGAACGGGCACCAATTGACCGCCTAGTCTCCACAGAGATCCTGTGTCGTACGGTCAGGGGAGCTGACGGGGAGCACCCCACTCCTGAACTGGAAGATGGTCCCCTGCAAAGCCCAGCTTCCGAGCTTCCCATAGTCAGCTCAGCACAGGGGCAAAGGAACCCTCAGAGCAGCCTCTGGGAGATGGACAACCCCCAAGAAAACCGGGGAAGCTTCCAGAAGTCACTGGACCAGATATTTGAGACCCTGGAGAACAAAAACCCCAGTTCAGTGGAAGAACTCTTCTCAGATGTGGACAGTTCCTACTATGACCTGGACACGGTGCTAACAGGAATGATGGGTGGTACCAAGCCCAGCCTCTGCAATGGCCTTGAGGGCTTTGCTGCAGCTGCCCCACCTCCCAGCTCCACTTGCAAGTCTGACCTGGCTGAGCTGGACCATGTAGTAGAGATTCTGGTGGAGACTTGA